In a single window of the Acidobacteriota bacterium genome:
- a CDS encoding RNA polymerase sigma factor: MTREESTALLMAAKAGSAEALGRLYQRVSGRLLAVIRIRMGRDLRSRMESRDILQSTLLRSFERLDQFAGGDGATLMAWLARIAENEIRDQADFQHRQRRDIAASIPLDQIHEVMATRVRSAFSQVAIGEEATRLEAALEALDADYREVVVLRKLEELSFKEIAARMGRTEDACRMLLARAMVALTLKLRELA, encoded by the coding sequence ATGACAAGGGAGGAGAGCACCGCGCTGTTGATGGCCGCCAAGGCCGGTTCGGCCGAAGCGCTCGGTCGCCTCTACCAGCGGGTGTCCGGCCGGTTACTCGCCGTCATCCGGATCCGGATGGGCCGTGATTTGCGGAGCCGGATGGAGTCGCGCGACATCCTGCAGTCCACGCTCCTCAGGTCGTTCGAGCGACTGGACCAGTTTGCCGGCGGTGATGGCGCAACCCTGATGGCCTGGCTCGCGCGCATCGCCGAGAACGAGATTCGCGATCAGGCCGATTTCCAGCACCGGCAGCGCCGCGACATCGCCGCGTCGATTCCGCTCGACCAGATCCATGAGGTCATGGCGACCCGCGTGCGGTCTGCGTTCAGCCAGGTGGCCATTGGCGAAGAGGCCACGCGCCTGGAAGCCGCGCTGGAAGCGCTCGACGCGGATTATCGCGAGGTCGTCGTCCTGAGGAAACTCGAGGAACTCAGCTTCAAGGAAATCGCCGCGCGCATGGGACGAACCGAGGACGCCTGCCGGATGCTGCTGGCTCGCGCGATGGTGGCGCTCACCCTGAAGCTGCGGGAGCTGGCATGA